GCGCGGCACGCGAGGCGCGCGTCCCGGACCTGCTCGCCGTGGCCGCGTACGTGGAACGCGCCCTGCGCCCCCTCTCCCTCGACTGGTACGAGGACAACGGCCTCGGGGCGGTCGACCTCTGCCACGCCGCGTCCGGCGGCACGGCCGTCCTGCCGGGTCTGCTGGCCCGCCATTTCACCGGCGTACCCCTGCTGGTGACCGAGTACGGCGTGCGCCTGCGCACGCACTACCTCACCGCGCCCGACGCCCCACCCGCCGTACGGTCCCTGCTCGCCGCCTTCCACGGCAGGCTCGCGGCCGAGGCCTACGCACGGGCCGAGATCGTCACCGCCGGCAACACGCACGCCCGCCGCTGGCAGGAGCGCTGCGGAGCCGACCGCGGGAAGCTCCGCACGGTCTACCCCGGCATGGACGCCCGGCCCTTCGCGGACGTCGGCGAGTCCCCCGACTGCGCGGCCCCGGACACCCTCGTCTGGGTCGGCCGCGTCGAGCCCGCCAAGGACCTGGTCTCGCTGCTGCACGCCTTCGCGGAGGTCCGCAAGCGGCAGCCGAGGACGCGCCTGCGCATCGTCGGAGCCCCCGCCGGCGCCGAGGGCGCGGCCTATCTCGGCCACTGCCGGACACTGGCCGCCCAACTCTTCCCCGACGAGGCCGACGGCCCGCACGCCGCCGGCGACAACCCGGTGTCCTTCGAGGAGATCGGCGGGCCGGAACTCCCGGCCGCCGCCGACGCCTACGCCTCAGGCGCCGTGACCGTCCTGTCCAGCGTCGTCGAGGGCTTTCCGATCAGCCTCGTCGAGGCCATGCTCTGCGGGCGCGTGACGGTGTCCACCGACGTCGGCGCCGTCACGGAGGTCATCGGCGGCACGGGCCTGGTCGTACCGCCGCGCAACCCGCGGGCGCTCGCCGAGGCGTGCGTGGCCCTGCTGCGCGACCCCGAGCGCCGTGAGCGCCTGGGGGCCGCCGCTCGCGCCCGCGCCCTCGAACTGTTCACGGTCGAGCAGAACATCGAGGCGTTTCACGGCATCTACCTGGAGATCGTCTCGCGTGCGCCGATCCGCCGGGTCGTCCTCGACGAAACGGGAGCACCGCTGCCCTTCGCGGTCCCGGCCGAGGCCCACGTCCCGGTCCGCTGGGCCGACCCGTCGCCGTCGCCCCGCCTCGTCGCCCGCGGCGGCCCCGGCTGGGCGACGGACACCCCCGTACGCGCCACCACTCCCGTCCCGGCCCCGGAGGGAGCACGATGAACGACCTGGGCGAACTGGACCGGCCGGGAACCCCGACCAGCCCGGGGCCGTGGGACGCCCACTCGGAGGAGACCCTGAGCCCCGAGACCTCGCCCGCCCCGGAGACGGCGGCCGACGGCGACCGGCCCGCGAACACCGAGGCGACCACCGGCGGTGAGCCGCTCGCGAAACCGGAAGGGGCCACCGGCAGCAGCAAGCCGTCTGCGCGGGACACGGCCACCGGCAGCAAGCCGCCCGCGCGGGAGGCGGGCACCGGCCGCAAGCCGTCCGCGCACGAGACAGACCCCGACCGCAAAGCCGCCGCCCCGCGTCGTGGTGCCGCTGACCCCGTGAAGGCGCTGATGCACCGTCACCGGGACCTCTGCGAACGCGCCGTGGACCCTCTGGAGATCGCCGCGGGGCTGGAAGCGCACGGCATCACCGACCGGACCGCCGCCCGCTTCCGCCACCGGGACGTCTTCTCCCTCGCCGAGGAGATGTACGCACGGGCCTCCCGGGACGGGGACGCGCCCCCGCCCACCCCGCCGACCGCCCCCCGGGTACGCGCCGACTGGGTCCTCCTGACGCTCCTGCCGGGGGCGCTGTGCGCCGCCGCCGTGTCGGCCGTGCGCCTCACCGACGGCCAGACGCGCCTGTTCGCGGCCGCCGTCGGCGCCCTCACCGTCGCCCTGGCCCTCCACGCGGCCCTGCGCCGAGGCCCCCTGAGCGCGGCCGACCGCACCACCCCCGGCAGAACCACCACATGGACCGCCTGGCTCAT
This genomic stretch from Streptomyces sp. Go-475 harbors:
- a CDS encoding DUF3492 domain-containing protein yields the protein MRIGLLTEGGYPYVSGDARLWCDRLVRGLAQHEFDVYALSRSQDQEDEGWVPLPPNVRRVRTAPLWTAEDDDVVLGRRARRRFTECFGELAAVLCGASGGSAVPGDASASAGTSTPEADRFANALYGLAELARDEGGLAGALRSEAAVRTLERACRAPGAHRAAREARVPDLLAVAAYVERALRPLSLDWYEDNGLGAVDLCHAASGGTAVLPGLLARHFTGVPLLVTEYGVRLRTHYLTAPDAPPAVRSLLAAFHGRLAAEAYARAEIVTAGNTHARRWQERCGADRGKLRTVYPGMDARPFADVGESPDCAAPDTLVWVGRVEPAKDLVSLLHAFAEVRKRQPRTRLRIVGAPAGAEGAAYLGHCRTLAAQLFPDEADGPHAAGDNPVSFEEIGGPELPAAADAYASGAVTVLSSVVEGFPISLVEAMLCGRVTVSTDVGAVTEVIGGTGLVVPPRNPRALAEACVALLRDPERRERLGAAARARALELFTVEQNIEAFHGIYLEIVSRAPIRRVVLDETGAPLPFAVPAEAHVPVRWADPSPSPRLVARGGPGWATDTPVRATTPVPAPEGAR